In a single window of the Candidatus Kaiserbacteria bacterium genome:
- the murB gene encoding UDP-N-acetylmuramate dehydrogenase, giving the protein MPSCIRTDIPLAPHTTLGVGGPAQFFAEVDCVAVLEEVVIWAKREGHPITLLGCGSNVLISENGIRGLVIRYVASEIAYEERADVVRVTADAGVILDALIHELVLKDLWGLENLSAIPGHVGAVPVQNVGAYGVEAKEIIESVFVYDTSCGQTRTLTNTECAFGYRDSLFKKAEGSKYIILSVTFTVVHMRAPRLTYKDLTEYFGTQTQPSLHEIREAIITIRGKKLPDWHEIGTAGSFFKNPIVPLAVYEALVQRYPELPGFPQQDGDVKVSLGWILDRVCGLKGYREGKVGLYEKQALVLVCEHGATAREVTDFVARIIALVYEKTSIVIEPEVRML; this is encoded by the coding sequence ATGCCTTCATGTATACGAACTGATATACCCCTTGCTCCCCACACCACTCTTGGTGTGGGTGGCCCTGCGCAATTTTTTGCTGAGGTGGATTGTGTTGCTGTACTCGAAGAGGTCGTTATATGGGCAAAGAGAGAAGGGCACCCTATTACTCTTTTAGGGTGTGGTTCAAATGTGCTTATCTCTGAAAACGGGATACGAGGATTGGTGATTCGATACGTGGCTTCGGAGATTGCGTATGAGGAACGGGCTGATGTGGTACGGGTGACCGCTGATGCCGGAGTTATCCTCGATGCACTTATTCATGAACTTGTGTTGAAAGATTTGTGGGGGCTTGAAAATCTTTCCGCGATACCAGGTCATGTGGGCGCAGTGCCCGTTCAAAATGTTGGTGCATATGGTGTGGAAGCAAAAGAGATAATTGAATCAGTTTTCGTGTACGACACTTCTTGTGGACAGACACGAACACTCACAAACACAGAATGTGCTTTTGGATATCGTGATTCACTTTTTAAAAAAGCTGAGGGCAGCAAATATATTATTCTTTCAGTCACCTTTACGGTAGTGCATATGCGGGCACCACGACTCACCTATAAAGACCTTACCGAATATTTTGGTACACAGACACAACCTTCGCTCCATGAAATACGTGAAGCAATTATTACGATACGAGGAAAGAAATTACCTGACTGGCATGAGATAGGAACCGCAGGGTCATTTTTTAAAAACCCTATTGTGCCTCTTGCTGTGTATGAGGCGCTTGTCCAGAGATATCCAGAATTACCAGGCTTTCCGCAACAGGATGGTGATGTGAAGGTGTCACTCGGATGGATACTCGATAGGGTGTGTGGACTGAAAGGTTACCGTGAAGGGAAGGTGGGACTCTATGAAAAACAGGCACTCGTGCTTGTGTGTGAGCATGGTGCGACGGCACGTGAGGTGACTGATTTTGTAGCGCGCATCATTGCATTGGTGTATGAAAAAACGAGTATCGTGATTGAACCAGAGGTGCGGATGCTGTGA
- a CDS encoding phage holin family protein, translated as MHFLIRLAITTSAFLIVSYVVPGITVSGWIPAVIVALFLIILNTIVRPILIVLTLPITILTLGLFLLVINASILFFVASFVEGVQIQNFWSALLGSILISIISTFANRK; from the coding sequence ATGCATTTTTTAATTCGTCTTGCTATCACCACGTCAGCGTTTCTTATTGTCTCGTATGTGGTACCCGGTATCACGGTCTCGGGATGGATTCCTGCGGTCATTGTGGCACTCTTTCTTATCATTCTTAATACCATCGTTCGTCCGATACTCATTGTGCTTACACTGCCGATTACCATCCTCACCCTCGGACTCTTTCTTCTTGTTATCAATGCGAGCATCCTCTTTTTCGTTGCATCGTTTGTAGAAGGCGTGCAGATTCAAAATTTTTGGAGCGCTCTGCTCGGTTCCATCCTCATCAGTATTATTAGCACCTTCGCGAATAGGAAATAG
- the obgE gene encoding GTPase ObgE: MFIDELTITAKAGRGGDGVVRWRREKSVPEGGPAGGNGGKGGDVYMRAVRDLSLLSKYTGSKEFDAQPGNPGEKRSKYGFNGEDLYIDVPVGATVTEIERERVYTFTHEGEVHKVLKGGRGGLGNEYFKSATNRAPEESTLGKRGESGTFTIILSLIVDIGFVGFPNAGKTTMLNALTNTKAKVGSYPFTTVEPHLGELYGFILADIPGLIEGASEGKGLGHKFLKHIERTKMILHCVSLENEDPLAMYKAIRSELEKFDPELLKKEEWVLLTKTDALDEKHCAKVVEQFRKEGITHVYPVSGILMDGVKTLSDELIAHLRQKNTPLETV, translated from the coding sequence ATGTTTATAGATGAACTTACCATAACAGCAAAAGCAGGGCGTGGTGGCGACGGGGTCGTGCGCTGGCGCCGTGAGAAATCAGTTCCCGAGGGAGGGCCTGCAGGAGGTAACGGCGGAAAAGGTGGCGATGTATACATGCGCGCTGTCCGCGATTTGAGCCTCCTTTCTAAATACACGGGTTCAAAGGAGTTTGATGCACAGCCAGGAAACCCTGGTGAAAAGCGCAGTAAGTATGGCTTCAACGGGGAGGATTTATATATTGATGTGCCTGTGGGGGCCACAGTGACCGAAATAGAGCGTGAACGCGTCTATACCTTTACCCATGAAGGGGAAGTGCACAAGGTTCTTAAAGGAGGCCGTGGAGGCCTTGGGAACGAATACTTTAAGTCTGCTACCAATCGTGCGCCCGAAGAATCTACGCTTGGCAAACGAGGTGAGTCGGGCACTTTTACCATCATACTCTCACTCATTGTCGACATTGGCTTTGTAGGCTTCCCCAATGCAGGGAAGACCACGATGCTGAACGCCCTCACCAACACCAAGGCAAAGGTCGGCTCATACCCGTTCACCACTGTCGAGCCACACTTGGGAGAACTATACGGATTCATTCTTGCTGATATTCCCGGGCTCATCGAAGGAGCGTCTGAAGGGAAGGGTTTAGGACACAAATTCCTTAAACATATTGAGCGTACCAAAATGATTCTTCACTGCGTTTCACTTGAAAATGAAGACCCTCTCGCGATGTACAAAGCAATTCGCAGTGAACTTGAAAAGTTTGACCCGGAGTTACTCAAGAAGGAAGAATGGGTACTCCTCACCAAGACAGACGCACTCGATGAAAAGCATTGTGCAAAGGTGGTAGAGCAGTTCCGAAAAGAAGGCATAACGCACGTGTACCCCGTTTCTGGAATCCTCATGGATGGTGTAAAGACATTGAGTGATGAACTTATTGCACACCTTCGACAGAAAAATACGCCTTTGGAAACTGTGTAG
- the gatB gene encoding Asp-tRNA(Asn)/Glu-tRNA(Gln) amidotransferase subunit GatB — MKTYTPTIGLEVHAELKTETKMFCDSKNDPHYAEPNAHICPICMGHPGTLPVINMTAVEYVLKVGVALQSELATYTEFDRKNYFYPDIPKGYQISQYLYPLVKGGTLNGVAITRVHLEEDTARSLHDQGSGSIIDYNRAGVPLMELVTEPVIHDAKTAGDFARELQLLLRTLGVSDANMEKGEMRVEANISVSDSETFGTKVEVKNLNSFKSVEGAIAFEIKRQIDALERGEKLIQETRGWDEAKGKTFSQRVKESANDYRYFPDPDLPKLDLTKSERLSLSRIEEHMPVLPSEKRLKYKNLGLTIEQTEIIIAQSSTDCFFLRVVECAQNDAEVSRLAANYLITDLLPRIESDDVLASAHADYFMSLMQMLMDGKITSRVAKDILLCVVIEGNEPVALATTRGLLQNNSEEGLTDVITTVIEANPSVVADYKSGKEASVQFLVGQGMKLSKGAANPKVLLELFKKHLS, encoded by the coding sequence ATGAAAACGTACACACCAACCATTGGACTTGAAGTTCATGCCGAACTCAAGACCGAAACAAAGATGTTTTGTGATTCCAAAAATGATCCGCATTACGCAGAGCCGAATGCACACATTTGTCCTATCTGTATGGGGCACCCGGGAACACTTCCTGTTATCAATATGACTGCGGTCGAGTATGTACTTAAAGTGGGTGTAGCACTCCAGTCCGAACTCGCCACGTACACTGAGTTTGATAGAAAGAATTATTTTTACCCCGACATCCCTAAAGGGTATCAGATTAGTCAGTACCTCTACCCACTCGTGAAAGGTGGGACGCTTAATGGAGTTGCTATTACCCGTGTGCATCTTGAGGAAGATACTGCTCGTTCACTGCATGACCAAGGGTCGGGAAGTATTATTGACTACAATCGTGCGGGAGTACCACTTATGGAATTGGTGACTGAGCCAGTCATTCATGATGCAAAAACTGCAGGCGACTTTGCTCGCGAACTGCAACTCCTTTTGCGCACACTCGGCGTATCAGACGCAAACATGGAAAAAGGGGAAATGCGCGTTGAGGCCAATATCTCAGTGAGCGACTCAGAAACATTTGGTACTAAAGTTGAAGTGAAGAACCTCAATTCCTTTAAGTCAGTAGAAGGGGCAATTGCATTTGAAATAAAGCGTCAGATAGATGCACTCGAGCGTGGAGAAAAGCTCATACAAGAAACACGTGGCTGGGACGAGGCAAAGGGGAAGACATTTTCACAGCGTGTAAAAGAATCTGCAAATGACTACCGCTATTTCCCAGACCCAGACCTACCAAAACTTGATTTAACAAAGTCTGAGCGTCTCTCACTATCTCGCATAGAAGAGCATATGCCAGTATTACCATCAGAAAAGCGCTTAAAATATAAGAATCTTGGCCTAACGATAGAACAAACTGAGATAATAATCGCTCAATCTTCGACAGATTGTTTCTTTTTGCGTGTAGTCGAGTGTGCACAGAATGATGCAGAGGTATCCCGTCTTGCCGCAAACTATTTGATTACTGATTTACTCCCTCGCATTGAGTCCGATGACGTACTCGCATCTGCGCATGCGGACTATTTTATGTCTCTCATGCAAATGCTTATGGACGGTAAAATCACATCACGTGTAGCCAAGGACATATTGCTTTGCGTCGTTATTGAAGGGAATGAACCTGTGGCACTTGCTACCACTCGTGGGCTTTTGCAAAACAACTCTGAGGAGGGGCTAACAGACGTGATAACCACGGTAATAGAAGCAAACCCATCGGTAGTTGCTGATTATAAGTCTGGAAAGGAAGCATCAGTGCAGTTCTTGGTAGGACAAGGTATGAAATTATCTAAAGGGGCTGCAAACCCAAAGGTGCTTCTAGAACTCTTTAAAAAACATCTCTCATAG